One segment of Podospora pseudopauciseta strain CBS 411.78 chromosome 5 map unlocalized CBS411.78m_5.2, whole genome shotgun sequence DNA contains the following:
- a CDS encoding uncharacterized protein (COG:S; EggNog:ENOG503PYZQ), with protein MDLDGSTSTDGGPMALLAAAEDLTGLVLDGDEVKVFVKEEATSPVSSIGRSCQAPSLKWKPKAPPRTSGAHSSNQTTASRHHVTKSGRHGSKAAAAAKAAALRGPHPSPHPIVPRRVEDWDPWKGLLHELYITQNRILRDIIQLMETNYNLKATPKMYKNQFARWGFFKYAVKRRPRYNSDESPTDDTYGSKSSSVSMISLSRNNSYSTNSPTFFGNDTSRAAQLGLTAIRRFLHGYIDLDISNLQVEEVAGYIDPCYRYFKVSMDLFDLKENKTGGEVLRLAFLQIERKLEKPTMKSFSDLCFVVPHLLLEYGRLDILKAYFRYLARLTTVKFGNHPVSEIAASFVEMFEEGAENEERLMGYIQLLSQANADVIEDIPGVLGRTREWARNQSLACQQREDRSRSGSPNSSAASSKGSPPDMNMAVAPSVRDRDKRRHHMLRVEAQSVYWAQKLVMSGDPESEALAEQWLAKEFGHDFKPRVMALLERLKMMRDIGVFPEVFAKMMECLFIGWLFDYCEFVEEWAEAFEWGRQGLALSANEQYVIWSIHLEGVMREHGSVLEADALKKKRQGMDWMEQVRTQVDKLTL; from the coding sequence ATGGACCTCGACGGCAGCACGTCTACGGACGGTGGGCCCAtggccctcctcgccgccgccgaggactTGACAGGACTCGTTCTCGACGGCGACGAGGTCAAGGTTTTTGTCAAGGAAGAAGCCACAAGCCCAGTGTCAAGCATTGGCAGATCATGCCAGGCTCCATCGCTGAAGTGGAAACCCAAAGCTCCCCCGAGGACCTCCGGTGCCCACAGCAGCAATCAAACCACCGCATCGCGGCATCATGTCACCAAATCCGGTAGACATGGCagcaaagcagcagcagctgccaAAGCCGCCGCCCTCCGAGGCCCTCACCCATCGCCGCACCCTATTGTTCCTCGCCGTGTCGAGGACTGGGATCCGTGGAAAGGGCTACTCCATGAACTCTACATCACCCAAAACCGCATCCTCCGTGACATTATACAACTGATGGAAACCAACTACAACCTCAAAGCCACACCCAAAATGTACAAGAACCAGTTCGCCCGCTGGGGCTTTTTCAAATACGCCGTCAAGAGGCGGCCACGGTACAACTCTGACGAATCCCCCACCGACGACACCTACGGTTCAAAGTCGTCATCGGTCTCCATGATCTCCCTCAGCAGAAACAACAGTTACAGCACCAATTCCCCCACCTTCTTCGGCAACGACACGTCCCGCGCCGCTCAGCTAGGGTTAACTGCCATCCGCCGTTTCTTGCACGGGTACATCGACCTCGATATCAGCAACCTCCAGGTAGAAGAAGTCGCCGGCTACATCGACCCTTGTTATCGCTACTTTAAGGTATCCATGGATCTATTCGACTTGAAGGAGAATAAAACCGGAGGCGAGGTGTTAAGGCTGGCATTCCTGCAGATCGAACGCAAGCTCGAGAAGCCGACGATGAAGTCATTTTCGGATTTGTGTTTTGTCGTCCCGCATTTGTTATTGGAGTACGGGAGGTTAGATATCCTCAAGGCTTACTTCCGTTACTTGGCACGGTTAACAACCGTCAAGTTTGGAAACCACCCCGTCTCGGAGATCGCGGCGAGTTTTGTCGAGATGTTTGAGGAAGGGGCGGAGAATGAGGAGAGGCTGATGGGGTACATTCAGCTTTTGTCACAAGCCAACGCGGATGTCATTGAGGATATCCCTGGTGTGCTGGGTAGGACGAGAGAGTGGGCGAGGAATCAGAGTTTGGCTTGCCAGCAGAGGGAGGATAGGAGTCGCAGTGGGAGTCCAAATTCTTCGGCTGCTTCGTCGAAGGGGTCACCTCCTGATATGAACATGGCGGTGGCGCCTTCTGTGAGGGATAGAGACAAGAGGCGGCATCACATGCTTCGAGTCGAGGCCCAGAGTGTGTATTGGGCGCAAAAGCTGGTTATGTCGGGTGATCCGGAAAGCGAAGCGCTGGCTGAGCAGTGGTTGGCGAAGGAATTCGGGCATGATTTCAAGCCCCGGGTGATGGCATTGCTGGAGAGGCTAAAGATGATGAGGGATATCGGGGTATTCCCGGAGGTGTTTGCCAAGATGATGGAATGTCTGTTTATTGGGTGGCTGTTTGATTATTGCGAGTTTGTGGAAGAGTGGGCAGAGGCGTTTGAATGGGGGAGACAGGGGCTGGCACTGTCGGCGAATGAGCAGTACGTGATTTGGAGTATTCacttggagggggtgatgagagAGCACGGCAGTGTGTTGGAAGCGGACGCactgaagaaaaagagacaGGGGATGGACTGGATGGAACAGGTGAGGACGCAAGTGGACAAGTTGACCTTGTAA